The stretch of DNA AGCTCTCATACACTTAACTTCAGCTGTAAATACTAAAAAGAGAAATCACATGTTGAGAAAGAATATTTTAATAACGGGTGCAAGCTCAGGGCTAGGCAAAGGCATGGCAATTGAATTTGCCAAACAGGGAGCTAATTTGGCTTTGTGTGCCAGACGAGTCGAAAGGCTTGAAGATCTTAAAAAAGAGTTGGAGCAGGTTAACCCTAATATCAAGGTTTATATCGACAGTTTGGATGTAAACGATCACGAAGCCGTATTTACTGTCTTTGAAAAGTTTAAGCAGAAAATGGGGTCATTAGATAGAGTGATCGTAAATGCAGGTATGGGAAAAGGAGCTTCTATCGGTACAGGTTATTTCCATGCAAATAAACAAACCGCAGAAACTAATTTTGTCGCTGCCATTGCGCAAGCAGAAGCGGCAATGACTATTTTTAGAGAGCAAAATGCTGGCCATTTGGTGACGATTTCTTCCATTAGTGCGGTAAGGGGATTCCGCCGAGCAATGACTGTTTACGCAGCAACAAAAGCGGCCATTACGTCATTGTCTGAGGGAATAAGAATTGACGTGATGAATACGCCAATAAAAGTGAGTTGTGTTCATCCTGGATTTATCCGA from Psychrosphaera aestuarii encodes:
- a CDS encoding SDR family oxidoreductase: MLRKNILITGASSGLGKGMAIEFAKQGANLALCARRVERLEDLKKELEQVNPNIKVYIDSLDVNDHEAVFTVFEKFKQKMGSLDRVIVNAGMGKGASIGTGYFHANKQTAETNFVAAIAQAEAAMTIFREQNAGHLVTISSISAVRGFRRAMTVYAATKAAITSLSEGIRIDVMNTPIKVSCVHPGFIRSEINETVEKVPFIVDTETGCKALVKAINKEKANSYVPSWPWAILQWVLRIAPLFVIRKMS